One region of Populus trichocarpa isolate Nisqually-1 chromosome 4, P.trichocarpa_v4.1, whole genome shotgun sequence genomic DNA includes:
- the LOC7480590 gene encoding COBRA-like protein 2, with translation MGFLVSPMMSLFSKFTVLLLFVLWCASFTSTEAYDPLDPTGNITIKWDIISWTADGYVAVVTIYNFQQYRHIQAPGWSLGWTWAKKEVIWSMLGGQATDQGDCSKFKGNVPHCCKKSPTVVDLLPGTPYNQQTANCCKGGVISSWAQDPANAASSFQLSVGSAGTSNKTVRLPKNFTLKAPGPGYTCARAKIVKPTRFMSTDKRRITQALMTWNVTCTYSQFLAQKTPSCCVSLSSFYNDTIVPCPKCTCGCQRNNSDSGGCVDPNAPHLASVVSSLGNNNPMPLVQCTSHMCPIRVHWHVKLNYKQYWRVKVTITNFNYNMNYTQWNLVVQHPNFDNLTQSFSFNYQSLSPYSAINDTAMLWGVKFYNDLLMQAGRSGNVQSELLFRKDKSTFTFDKGWAFPRRIYFNGDNCVMPPPDAYPWLPNASSRQLTSPLMLMIAFFSVLAFLYGYA, from the exons ATGGGCTTTCTTGTCTCTCCCATGATGAGTTTGTTCTCAAAATTCACTGTCCTGCTGCTTTTTGTGCTTTGGTGCGCTAGTTTTACTTCAACAG aaGCCTATGATCCTCTTGACCCTACTGGGAATATTACAATCAAATGGGACATCATAAGCTGGACTGCTGATGGCTATGTC GCTGTTGTCACGATTTACAACTTCCAGCAGTATCGTCACATTCAAGCACCAGGATGGTCACTGGGATGGACATGGGCAAAGAAGGAGGTAATATGGAGCATGCTGGGAGGCCAAGCAACCGACCAAGGAGATTGTTCAAAATTCAAAGGAAACGTTCCACATTGTTGTAAAAAGAGTCCGACGGTTGTAGATTTATTGCCAGGAACTCCTTATAACCAGCAGACTGCAAATTGCTGCAAGGGGGGAGTTATCAGCTCATGGGCGCAAGATCCAGCCAATGCAGCAAGCTCCTTCCAGCTTAGCGTGGGTTCAGCTGGAACCAGTAACAAAACAGTGAGATTACCAAAAAACTTCACTCTGAAGGCACCAGGACCTGGTTATACTTGTGCTCGTGCAAAAATTGTTAAGCCTACTAGATTTATGTCTACAGATAAAAGGAGAATCACTCAAGCTTTGA TGACATGGAACGTTACTTGCACATATTCACAATTCCTGGCTCAGAAGACTCCTAGTTGCTGTGTCTCCCTCTCATCATTCTACAACGACACTATAGTTCCTTGTCCAAAATGCACCTGTGGCTGCCAAAGAAACAATTCGGATTCGGGGGGTTGTGTTGA tCCAAATGCACCACATTTAGCTTCGGTTGTTTCGAGTCTAGGGAATAACAACCCTATGCCTCTTGTCCAATGCACAAGTCACATGTGCCCGATCAGAGTTCACTGGCATGTTAAGCTTAACTACAAGCAATACTGGCGCGTTAAGGTCACAATtacaaatttcaattataacatgaactatacgCAATGGAACTTAGTTGTGCAACACCCCAACTTTGACAATCTGACCCAGAGTTTCAGTTTTAACTACCAGTCATTATCTCCTTATTCAGCTATTA ATGATACTGCCATGTTGTGGGGAGTAAAGTTCTACAATGACTTGCTTATGCAAGCCGGTCGTTCTGGTAATGTTCAGTCAGAGCTACTTTTTCGAAAGGACAAGTCAACTTTTACCTTTGATAAAGGCTGGGCCTTCCCTCGGAGAATCTATTTCAATGGTGACAATTGCGTTATGCCTCCTCCAGATGCGTATCCATGGTTGCCTAATGCAAGTTCACGCCAGCTTACTTCACCGCTTATGCTAATGATAGCCTTCTTTTCTGTTTTGGCTTTCTTATATGGATACGCGTAG
- the LOC7480591 gene encoding COBRA-like protein 4, whose protein sequence is MKMRFLFFIVLFLVLFSCSGAYDPLDPTGNVTIKWDIMSWTTDGYIAIVTLFNFQTFRHFMKPGWTIGWTWAKKEIIWSINGAQAVEQGDCSKFKANIPHSCKRSPAVVDLLPGAPFNQQFGNCCKGGVVAAWGKDPSAAVSQFQITVGLSGTSNKTVKLPKSFTLLGPGPGYTCGPPKMVPSTKFLTPDGLRRTQALLTWNVTCTYSQFMARKNPSCCVSLSSFYNQILTPCPTCACGCQNNDTCVNGDSRILQLPVGNTTRKDNSSLLQCTHHMCPVRVHWHVKVNYKEYWRVKIAITNFNYMKNYSTWTLVVQHPNLNNVTQVFSFEYKPLIAYDSINDTGMFYGMKDYNDVLMEAGPLGNLQSEVLLQKDQNTFTFKQGWAFPRKVYFNGDECMVPPPDTYPFLPNSAHGSPHFSMLISTLIFLFVYIW, encoded by the exons ATGAAAATGagatttctcttctttattgTCTTGTTTCTTGTGCTCTTTTCTTGTTCAG GTGCATATGATCCTTTGGATCCAACTGGAAATGTAACAATAAAATGGGATATTATGTCTTGGACGACAGATGGCTATATT GCAATTGTAACATTGTTCAACTTCCAAACGTTCCGGCACTTCATGAAACCTGGATGGACCATAGGCTGGACATGGGCAAAGAAAGAAATCATATGGTCCATCAATGGTGCTCAAGCGGTTGAACAAGGCGACTGCTCCAAGTTCAAAGCAAACATACCTCATTCCTGCAAGAGAAGCCCTGCAGTTGTGGACTTGCTTCCCGGTGCTCCTTTCAACCAGCAATTCGGTAATTGTTGCAAAGGCGGAGTAGTGGCAGCATGGGGCAAAGATCCTTCAGCTGCTGTCTCTCAATTTCAGATTACTGTTGGATTATCCGGTACTTCAAATAAAACAGTGAAACTTCCAAAGAGCTTCACCTTGTTAGGTCCAGGACCAGGATACACTTGTGGCCCTCCAAAGATGGTGCCTTCCACCAAGTTTCTTACTCCTGATGGTCTGCGAAGAACTCAGGCCCTGT TGACTTGGAATGTTACCTGCACTTACTCACAATTCATGGCAAGAAAAAACCCAAGTTGCTGTGTATCTCTTTCATCTTTCTACAATCAGATACTCACTCCCTGCCCAACTTGTGCGTGCGGTTGCCAAAACAATGACACTTGTGTCAA TGGCGATTCCAGAATTCTTCAATTGCCGGTAGGAAACACAACCCGGAAAGATAATAGCTCTCTTCTGCAATGCACACACCATATGTGCCCGGTTCGAGTGCACTGGCATGTGAAGGTGAACTATAAGGAGTACTGGCGTGTCAAGATTGCGATCACAAATTTCAACTACATGAAGAACTACTCGACTTGGACCCTCGTTGTACAGCATCCGAATCTCAACAACGTAACGCAAGTTTTTAGCTTCGAGTACAAACCTCTCATTGCCTATGACTCGATAA ATGACACAGGGATGTTCTATGGCATGAAGGACTACAATGACGTATTAATGGAAGCAGGGCCACTTGGAAATCTTCAATCTGAGGTGCTTCTTCAGAAGGACCAGAACACTTTCACCTTCAAGCAGGGATGGGCATTTCCACGGAAAGTCTACTTCAATGGCGATGAGTGCATGGTACCCCCGCCAGATACATACCCATTTCTGCCCAATTCTGCTCATGGATCCCCACACTTCTCCATGTTGATTTCTACGTTGATTTTCCTGTTCGTGTATATCTGGTAA
- the LOC7463067 gene encoding uncharacterized protein LOC7463067 encodes MGRWMKPEVYPLLAAMTCVTSLCIFQLTRNVFLNPDVRINKAKRSMGVLGNNEEGERYAEHGLRRFLRTRPPEIMPTINHFFTENK; translated from the exons ATGGGGCGTTGGATGAAGCCAGAG GTCTACCCGCTATTGGCTGCAATGACCTGTGTAACAAGTTTGTGCATCTTTCAGCTTACAAGGAACGTCTTCCTGAACCCTGATGTCAG AATCAACAAAGCAAAACGTAGCATGGGAGTGCTAGGAAACAATGAGGAAGGAGAGAGGTATGCTGAGCATGGCCTGCGCAGATTCTTGAGAACTCGCCCACCTGAAATCATGCCCACCATCAACCACTTCTttactgaaaataaatga